The sequence below is a genomic window from Salicibibacter cibarius.
TCTAAGTAAACGCCTGCGTCTCCGAAATTGGTTTCTGCTTCTTGTCGTGCCATCGTAATCGAATGAATCAATTCATCGGCATCGTATACGACACGCATGCCTTTTCCGCCACCACCGGCCGTTGCTTTTATAATGACGGGATATCCGATTTCTTTTGCCGTTTTAAGGGCTTCCTTTTCATCATCAATCAGCCCGTCACTACCTGGCACGATCGGAACCCCTGCCTCGTGCATCGTTTTGCGCGCTTGTGACTTGGCACCCATTTTATCAATCGCTTCTGCGGACGGTCCGATAAATGTAAGGCCATGATCGGCACAAATGTCAGCAAATGCTGCATTTTCCGCTAAAAAACCATACCCGGGATGAATCGCGTCCGCGCCTGTTTTCGTCGCCGTTGCGATCAGATTTGTTTTGTTCAAATAGCTTTCTGCCGCGGCATTCGGACCGATGCAATAGGCTTCATCAGCGATAAGCACATGCAAGGATTCCTGATCCGCTTCTGAATAAACAGCGACCGTCTCGATGCTCAGTTCACGGCAGGCCCGGATGATGCGAACGGCAATCTCACCGCGATTGGCGATTAAAACCTTATTAATCATGCTGGAGTGTCTCCTTTATTCGAAAACTTGGTTTTTCGCCAAGCTTTTATGGCGAAAGCCTTAGTTGCACTTATGTCAGTAAAAAAGTTGACTTATACTTCTTACCTACCAAAAATTACGTATAAAACCGTACCCTTACGTTGTCGCCTATCCTTCTAAATTCTAAATAAAAACGTATCAACCGTCAATGTTTACCATCGCTCCATTGTCTTCAGCAAGGTATTTTCACCTTTAAAATATCAAATCGAACAGGCATGAATTGTCGGAAGAAGAAGCAATTGATTTTTTCTTTTCCTACAATATTAGACAAAGAAGGGTTTGAGTCCTACCCGAAACAGGAATAGATAACAAAGAAATCAAATGGAGGTGAACGATCATGGAAGACGTAAAAACAGAGGCGCGAGCATTGGCAGGATGGACATTGGAAGGAGAAAAAATATGGAAATGTTTTTCATTCAACAGTTATTTCGAAGGAATTTCTTTTGTGAATAAAATTGCGGTCTATGCGGAAGGCGTTCAGCACCATCCCCATGTGACCATTGACCATACAAATGTCACCGTTCAATGGACGACCGTGGACCAAGGAGCGCTCACAGAAAAAGACATTGCCGCTGCTAACGCTTCCGACAACTTATTGAAAAGCGGCCGCATTTAAACGGGAATCACACGGCAAAGGGCTGACGCTTTCGGCACGGTTGCCTCGTTGGCCCCTTCTCTGATTTATCCGCATGAAACCGTTTTTTACCGTTAATCGGTGATTATCTTGCCATTTTTTTGGATATCGTAGATAATCAAAGGGATACTACCCCTTAACCTGAAGGAGCGATGGAAAAATGGATTTACTTGGAATTGCAGCTTTAATCTTCGCGATCGCATTTGCGGTTCTCGTCGTCTTCTTGGCAAAAGCCCTCGGAAACTTAGCCAATGTGCTTTCCAAGACAGAAGTCACAATCGGAAAACTTCCCGACCAGTTGGATGAAATTACGAGAGAGACGGGAACGGTTCTCCACAATACAAATGAAACGATTTTGGATGTCAATGAAAAAGTAGCCAATTTGAACCCTTTCTTCGCCATGATCGGTGATGCAGGCGAAGCTTCCCGGAGATTATCATCCTCACTCGTGGATATAACCGAATCGATGAAAAATCGATCACAAGAAGCGACCGACACCTCGCATCAAAAAGGGCTGAGCGGCTTTTACGGTCTGGCGGCATTTATTTATTTTTTAAATCAAAAACGCAACCAAAAAAATGAATAGCGTTTGAAGCTGAGTGTAGACATTTCGCAAGTCTACACTCTTTTTTTGTATGCATGAGAATGATTGTTCATGGTGACCAGGATTCGGTGTGGCGCTTAGGTTCGGGCGCTATGGAGTGGTCATGGCGACCGGATTTTGGTGCAGAGCTCGCGTTCGGGCGCCATGGAGCGGTCATGGCTACCGAATTTCGGCGCGGCGCTCGAGTTCGGGCACCATGGAGCGTTCATGGTGACCGGAATCCACTGCGATCCCCGCGTTCGGGTCCCATGATCATGGGTGCGTTCTGATCATTGGATCCGCCAACGCCACTAAACAAAAAAAAGATAAGGACAACGCTTAATCGTATCCTTACCTTCTCTATAAAAACAGGGGGTGTTGTTTATATCTTCCACTTCTCGCACAACTTTAAACCTGTTATTTTAATGTAAAGCCCTGATCTTTTAAAAATGTGGTCACTTGCTGACGTCGGGGATTGCCAAGATAATTGATCATGTTTGCCCCCCAACCGTCGGTTTTCTTTCCGTTCGTCCGTTTTTCGTAGTATTCGCTTGTCACGCGTTCGTATTCGTCCAAACCTTCGTGATAGCGTTCCGCTTCATAACGATCCTCGTGTAAAATCATCGGCTTCGGGAAACGCGGCTTTTGCCCGGGATCTTGATCCGGATAGCCGAGGCAAAGCCCCATGACCGGAAATGTATGTTTCGGAAGCTCGAGTATGTTCGCCACACGATGCAAATCGTTGCGGACGCCGCCAATCATCACGCCGCCTAGACCGTAAGAACGGGCGGTGAGCAAGACGTTTTCGGCAGCTAACGCCACATCGACCGCGCCGACGATTACATTTTCCGTTTCCTCCAACTCATAATTTGCATCATATTTTTCGCTAGTGATGACATGCTTATGCCAATCCGCCACAAACACGAGAAATAACGGACTTTCGCGCACGTATTTTTGATTGGCGGCAACTTCCGAAATGGCGTTTCTTTTTTCCTGATCGCGGACACGAATGATCGTGTACGCTTGCACATGGTGGGACGTCGGTGCCCAACGGGCGGAATCTACCAAGTCCGTCACGATGTCTTCAGAAACCTCCGTCTCTTTAAATTTGCGTATGGATTGATGTGCTTGAATAAGATCGCGTGTATTTTTATGATCCATGATGTTTCCCTCCTGGTGTTACAAGTTTTCCTTCCTTTTGATCATGCACAATTTCCCCGTCTTGCATGATGGTTCTTCCTCCAACCATGGTGCGAACGGGCCAGCCTTTAATCGAGCGTCCATCATAAGCACTGATTTTACTTTTGCTATGCAGCGCTTCTTTACGGATCACGCCCGTTTTTTCCATATCCACGATCGTGATATCTCCGTCGCTTCCGGGGGTGAATGTTCCCTTTTGATCGGCGATCCCATACAGGTGCGCAGGGTTTTCCGCTAGCAACGCCACGAGACGGTTGAGCGTCAATTTGCCTTCACTGACCGCATTTAGCATAAGCGGCGCCATCGTCTCAACCCCGCACATGCCCGCCGGAATTTCGCTTAGTTTGCCGCCGTATTTTTCATCTTCAGTATGCGGGGCATGATCGGAACAAACAACGGTGATCGTTCCGTCATTGATGCCTTCCCAGATGGCTTTTTGGTCCGCGGCGGTTTTAACAAGCGGGAAAATTTTCATATCCTTGCCGACCGTCTCATAATCTTCATCGTTTAAAAATAAATAGTGGGGACACGTTTCCACGCTTACACGTTGCCCGGCCGCTTGTGCGCGCCGTACAGCCGCTACACTTTCCGCCGCGGACACATGCAAAACATGAAAATGAACATCGGCCGCCTTAGCAAGCGTAATGCCCGTCTCCACGGTAAGTTGCTCGGCAAGGCCCGGCCTTGAAGCCAACAATGCTTGATACGATTCATCTGCCGGGTCTTTTTCTTCTCCGAGTTGGCGAATCAATTCATGATTTTCTGCATGGACTGCGAATATTTGTCCGGTTTTGGCTACTTCTTTCATCATCGCGTACACTTCACCGTCATCGTAAGGCTGGATGACTTGATCGTCCGCCTCGCTAACGTTGTAAAGCAGTTGAAAGGTTTCCCGGTGGATGCCGTATCCCCAGAAATATTTAAAACCGATAACCCCTTTGCGATGCATGTCCATAAAATCAGCTCTGTTTAAAGGGCCGAGGCAAATGCCCCAGAGGCCGAAGTTAACCGCGGCTTTTTTTTGTAAATGTTTAGCTTGTTCGTCAAAAGAGGTCCCATCACGCACCGGCGGCGTCGTGTTCGGCATCTCAAAGATCGTCGTGATTCCACCGGCGGCCGCCGCACGCGTGGAGGTAGAAAAATCTTCTTTGTGCGTCGGTCCTGGGTCACGGGAATGGACATGCGTATCGATCAATCCCGGGAGGATGTGTTTTCCGGAAGCGTCAATGACCTCGCGGGCTTCATCCTTTGCCCCCGGAGCTTTCACCGCGGCAATTTTCCCATCTTGAATAAGAACCGTTCCCGGAAATGTCTCCCGGCTCGTTACAAGCCGACCGTTTTCTATTTTTACATCGTACATCTTCTATCAACTCCAAAAAGCTGTCCCCAACCCGGGGACAGCTTAATCAATATCATCGTAAACACGACTTCCCACTGCTTGGCGTTGTTTTTGATATTTTCCATTGTAAGGGGCGGTTGCTTCTTGGTCCATTCGGGCAAAAACGAGTTGGGCAATTCTGCGCCCGGAGATTAAACGGATCGGCAAACGGTTGGCGTTAAAGAGTTCCAGGGTAATCTCGCCTTCAAAGCCGGGATCAACCCAGCCGGCGTTTTGGATAAACAACCCCATGCGGCCGATCGAACTGCGGCCTTCCACAAATGCGGTTAGATTTTCCGGCAGTCTTATGTACTCATTCGTCGTCGCGAGCAGGAAAGAATTCGGGGGAATAATGACCTCTTCCGCTTCAAATTCAACATATTGCGCCGGGGTATCGAGTGCAATTGATTCGATCGCATTTTCATCAATCTTTAAATAATGGTTTCCGAGTCGAATATCAACGGACGCGGGTTGGACTTGCACATCGGTCAAAGGCTCAATCACAAGTTCCTCACGCGCCAGCATCGCTTTAATCGTGGCATCTGATAATATCAAAGGGCTTCCTCCTGAACGGCTATTTCATAGTTCAAGTATACCTGATTCGACAGCGCTCGCCAACCGGTTAGGCTCAATTGAGGGATGCGAGGAGTGCCGGGGTGAACAAAAACCACGGTATGGAGCAAATGGCATGTTATTAAAAGGGTGAGTCACCGGGAAGGGAAGTGTATCAATGGAAACTAAAAGGGTGTTTTAAACAGACAGTTGCTTACGTCCGAGCGATATATCTGAATATTACCACTGATAAATTGCGAATTGAAGAAACATACGATAACCATTGAATATGATCGTGAACTTGTTGTATAATATAAAAAATGTGGCATATAATGAAAATACCGTCTAGTATAGAATACTAGACGGTAAGCTGAACCCCTAGCTACGGGCTTTTGGCTATATTGTTTCAGGGTAGCCCCTTCACGTCCGCCAAGACTCATGAGGGGCTATTTTTTGTTTGCCAGTATTAGCCACACTAAGGTTAGCAAGGCTAACGTAAACATACCGAAAGCAATGGCTAATTGTAGCGCTTCAAATACTGACATGGCAACACCCCCTTTCATTTCAGGGATGTGCCAAAATTGCCCGCACATGAGTATTCAGCTTCTTTTGTTCTATCATACATATGGTTACTTTCATTTAAAAATATTATATTTATATTCCTATTTTACCGAATTGTTGGGACTGTAGGAACGAGAAACTTATTCAACGTAAGCTAAAAGAGCACCATGCAGATTCGGATAATATTACAAACTATATTATTTTTATACCTGATTCGAAAGTGATCGCCAACCAGTTAGGTTCAAGCGGGACCATTGGGCTACTATCGTATTATATTCATCCTTACTCTTGGTGCATCACTTCTCCTCAATTGTCGTAGCTGCATCCCATTTTCGCACCTTATTCCTGAACTGCCATCTCCTGATTTCTTTTACGTCTTATAATTACCATTGCAACTAACCAACCAAGTTGAATGAGCAAAGGAATAATAAAAACCATTGCTAAAGTCAAAATATTCAACATAATGATTCCAGGCGTTTGAACTGCACCAGTCGCATCTACATCTCGTTGCGCTAAAAAAAACGAACCTACTGCAAATAAAGCCAACCAAAAAGCATTGACGATCCACCAAGCAATCCAAGCGAATTTCACCGAACACACCTCTTTTATGAATAATATCCTCACCTAATTCTATCAGCTATAAACAATAACATAAAGACAACTAAGAGAAAAGCAAATGGATAAAATAGACCTCTCCTGCCGCGAATATCAACAGGCTCAACTTTTTTATAAAAGGATAGCACCGTGCAAATGATTGAACTAAGTGATGAGTGGGGCGGGAATTACTTCCCTTCCCTTGTTCCTCCTAGAGCAGTTCGTCTTCCGTCAGAGGGATTACTTTCCTTCTCTTGTTCCTCTCGGCGCAACTCATCCCCCGCCAGAGGGATTACTTCCCTTCTCGTGTTCCTCTCGGCGCAACTCGATCTCCGCCAGAGGGATTACTTTGCTTCCCTTGTTCCTCTCGGCGCAGCTCATCCCCCGCCAGAGGGATTACTTTGCCTCCCTTGTTCCTCTCGGCGCAACTCGATCTCCGCCAGAGGGATTACTTTGCCTCCCTTGTTCCTCTCGGCGCAACTCGATCTCCGCCAGAGGGATTACTTTGCTTCCCTTGTTCCTCTCGGCGCAGCTCATCCCCCGCTAGAGGGATTACTTTGCCTCTCTTGCTCCTCTCGGGGCAGCTCTTCCTCCGTCAGAGGGAACCCTCGGCAGGTTTCTCACTCCAACCAATAACCCTCCCCCGCACACAGAAAACATCGACAGCCTCAGCTGTCGATGTTGATTTTGTCTTCAAAGTTACATTCCATCTCATAGCCATGTTCGGAAATCGTACACCCGGATTGGTAACGGGCACGCCATTCACTATATTCGCTCGTTAACGCGCGGAAACGTTCCTCGTCTTTTGCATCCAACGCTTCGTCAATCAGCCGTTTATAGCGGTCTTTTGTAAAGACATAAACGGAATATTCCAACATCATACGGGCATAAAGCGATTGCACCACTTGTCTGGGCGCCCGGTATCCTTTTCGAATCATTTTCAACTTTTCAAACAGTTCATTTTCATATGTTGAAGCTGCCATTGCTATCCCCCCTGATTTCCTCATACAGGTATGATTCGACCGTGGCCAATACATTTCACTTATTTTAAAACTATTACCCGCCTGACCGCACATTTAAACCTGAACATTTTGTAAAACTTCCCTCTTGAATGTACGAACATTTATTCGTTATACTAACGTTACACTTTCCGAGGAGGTGACGACATGTTCGTACGCAAAACCGACCTCACCTTTATCCATTACGCCGTGATTTTGCCATTGGTGAAAAAAACATTCGAAAAAGACCAAGGGCACCTGCAACAAAACATGAACATCAAAGCTCCCTACATGGCCATCGTTCAAACAGCGCTCGCTTCTCTTCAAAACGACCTTCAACAACTCAAGCGCGTGCAAAAACAACGCAACATCCGCGTCTATCTGCTCGATGCCGATGAGACATTTTCCACTTACGGTTATGTATGCAACCGTTACGAAGGTCAGAACCGCTATGTGAATGCCCATTTAAAAAGACAAACGGGACGGTGTATGACCCGTTATCTTCAAGGTGATCGTTTGTTTACGGAAGAAGGAAATTTACCGGAAATCCACCAATAAAGACCATACATCCCGATAAATACGAGAAGCGCCACTGCTTGCAATACGAAAATGTAATACGGCCATGGGCCAAACCAATCAAACGGCGAAGGACCCGGCGGCGTTTCCATTAAATACATGTAATTGCCGTCCACCCATAGATTAAAGATGAACATGAGCGCCGCATAACCGTTTAAATAGAACCACACGCGGAAAACCGATCGGAAACGAAGCTGCATCTTTTCCACCGCCAACATATAGACAACAGCGACGATTACAAGGGCATGGGTAATAAAAAAATGAAGAAAACGAAAATGAGGAAACCCATAGTTGCCGACATCCGGCGTTAAAATGGTCAGAAATGCACTGCCGGCACCTACGAAAAACGTAATCTCAAACCACATTTGGCTACGGGTCAATAACATAAAAATCGCCGCGATCCAGGCGATGCTGCTCAAATGCAACGGTAACGCGAATGACGGGTCCCAAACGCCCGCGTCTATGTACCAGAACTGCAAAAATACTTCCCCGGCAATGAAAATCGTGACGCAGCCAAAGCGAAAAAAATTCTGTCTTTTCACGGACTCCTTCAACCAGTTTCGCATCAGCACAATGAACACGCACGCGAGAAACAATGAAACGATCACACCCATATGCGCCGGCCCGAACATAGTAAATCCCGGTCCGTCGTGGGTATACGCCCACCACCACATACAAATCTCCCTCCCT
It includes:
- a CDS encoding 4a-hydroxytetrahydrobiopterin dehydratase, whose amino-acid sequence is MEDVKTEARALAGWTLEGEKIWKCFSFNSYFEGISFVNKIAVYAEGVQHHPHVTIDHTNVTVQWTTVDQGALTEKDIAAANASDNLLKSGRI
- a CDS encoding DUF948 domain-containing protein gives rise to the protein MDLLGIAALIFAIAFAVLVVFLAKALGNLANVLSKTEVTIGKLPDQLDEITRETGTVLHNTNETILDVNEKVANLNPFFAMIGDAGEASRRLSSSLVDITESMKNRSQEATDTSHQKGLSGFYGLAAFIYFLNQKRNQKNE
- the nfsA gene encoding oxygen-insensitive NADPH nitroreductase, producing the protein MDHKNTRDLIQAHQSIRKFKETEVSEDIVTDLVDSARWAPTSHHVQAYTIIRVRDQEKRNAISEVAANQKYVRESPLFLVFVADWHKHVITSEKYDANYELEETENVIVGAVDVALAAENVLLTARSYGLGGVMIGGVRNDLHRVANILELPKHTFPVMGLCLGYPDQDPGQKPRFPKPMILHEDRYEAERYHEGLDEYERVTSEYYEKRTNGKKTDGWGANMINYLGNPRRQQVTTFLKDQGFTLK
- the allB gene encoding allantoinase AllB; the encoded protein is MYDVKIENGRLVTSRETFPGTVLIQDGKIAAVKAPGAKDEAREVIDASGKHILPGLIDTHVHSRDPGPTHKEDFSTSTRAAAAGGITTIFEMPNTTPPVRDGTSFDEQAKHLQKKAAVNFGLWGICLGPLNRADFMDMHRKGVIGFKYFWGYGIHRETFQLLYNVSEADDQVIQPYDDGEVYAMMKEVAKTGQIFAVHAENHELIRQLGEEKDPADESYQALLASRPGLAEQLTVETGITLAKAADVHFHVLHVSAAESVAAVRRAQAAGQRVSVETCPHYLFLNDEDYETVGKDMKIFPLVKTAADQKAIWEGINDGTITVVCSDHAPHTEDEKYGGKLSEIPAGMCGVETMAPLMLNAVSEGKLTLNRLVALLAENPAHLYGIADQKGTFTPGSDGDITIVDMEKTGVIRKEALHSKSKISAYDGRSIKGWPVRTMVGGRTIMQDGEIVHDQKEGKLVTPGGKHHGS
- the dcd gene encoding dCTP deaminase produces the protein MILSDATIKAMLAREELVIEPLTDVQVQPASVDIRLGNHYLKIDENAIESIALDTPAQYVEFEAEEVIIPPNSFLLATTNEYIRLPENLTAFVEGRSSIGRMGLFIQNAGWVDPGFEGEITLELFNANRLPIRLISGRRIAQLVFARMDQEATAPYNGKYQKQRQAVGSRVYDDID
- a CDS encoding putative holin-like toxin; amino-acid sequence: MSVFEALQLAIAFGMFTLALLTLVWLILANKK
- a CDS encoding DUF3923 family protein; translated protein: MKFAWIAWWIVNAFWLALFAVGSFFLAQRDVDATGAVQTPGIIMLNILTLAMVFIIPLLIQLGWLVAMVIIRRKRNQEMAVQE
- a CDS encoding IDEAL domain-containing protein, whose translation is MAASTYENELFEKLKMIRKGYRAPRQVVQSLYARMMLEYSVYVFTKDRYKRLIDEALDAKDEERFRALTSEYSEWRARYQSGCTISEHGYEMECNFEDKINIDS
- a CDS encoding TIGR02206 family membrane protein; protein product: MWWWAYTHDGPGFTMFGPAHMGVIVSLFLACVFIVLMRNWLKESVKRQNFFRFGCVTIFIAGEVFLQFWYIDAGVWDPSFALPLHLSSIAWIAAIFMLLTRSQMWFEITFFVGAGSAFLTILTPDVGNYGFPHFRFLHFFITHALVIVAVVYMLAVEKMQLRFRSVFRVWFYLNGYAALMFIFNLWVDGNYMYLMETPPGPSPFDWFGPWPYYIFVLQAVALLVFIGMYGLYWWISGKFPSSVNKRSP